In Terriglobia bacterium, a single window of DNA contains:
- a CDS encoding glycerophosphoryl diester phosphodiesterase membrane domain-containing protein — MSTSQVLDRTFQLYRRHFALLVGIGVLLPALLLAVQLAFVPLGWPPRGNEAANPFALFPVLFGFLGCYFVVYFIGQALTGGATVYGVAKLHLGEEVTIGGAYKQVLSRFWRILGIVILVFLMLMVVIIGGEIIAIVVVAVFAGSLKILSGAGGAATGAAIAGVIVAICLFGAAIFVAFLFYVRFSLAVPACMLERLPVGSALSRSWSLTKGSAGRLMLVYLLAWVLGFALGFVFAVPGQVYALAMHGKSFLAGVLLQEIGGFIAGALANPIAAIAVALIYYDQRVRKEAFDLQWMMQSIPSADLPQPPPPQAPPPAPAATIPQ; from the coding sequence ATGAGCACCTCACAAGTGCTGGACCGGACATTCCAACTCTATCGACGGCATTTTGCGCTGCTGGTGGGAATTGGGGTCCTTCTGCCGGCCCTGTTGTTGGCGGTCCAGCTGGCCTTTGTGCCTCTGGGCTGGCCTCCACGCGGGAATGAAGCCGCGAACCCATTCGCTCTTTTTCCCGTATTGTTTGGGTTTTTGGGTTGTTATTTTGTGGTCTATTTCATCGGCCAGGCGCTCACCGGAGGAGCTACCGTGTACGGCGTGGCGAAGCTGCACCTGGGAGAGGAAGTAACCATTGGCGGGGCCTACAAGCAAGTACTCTCCCGTTTTTGGAGGATTCTGGGCATTGTCATCCTCGTTTTCTTGATGCTCATGGTGGTGATCATCGGGGGTGAAATTATTGCCATTGTTGTGGTGGCAGTGTTTGCCGGGTCCCTCAAGATACTCTCCGGCGCGGGCGGCGCTGCCACGGGCGCGGCCATTGCCGGAGTGATCGTGGCCATCTGCCTGTTTGGGGCCGCAATTTTTGTCGCTTTCCTCTTTTACGTCAGGTTCTCCCTGGCGGTGCCCGCTTGCATGCTGGAACGGCTGCCCGTTGGATCAGCCCTGTCGCGCAGTTGGTCTCTGACCAAGGGCTCGGCCGGACGTCTCATGCTGGTGTACCTGTTGGCGTGGGTACTTGGTTTTGCCCTCGGCTTCGTGTTTGCTGTACCGGGCCAAGTCTATGCTCTGGCAATGCATGGCAAGTCGTTCCTGGCGGGCGTTCTTTTGCAGGAGATTGGAGGCTTCATTGCCGGCGCCCTGGCCAACCCGATTGCCGCCATTGCGGTGGCTTTGATCTACTATGACCAGCGCGTGCGCAAGGAGGCCTTTGATCTGCAATGGATGATGCAATCAATCCCCAGTGCTGACCTGCCACAGCCGCCACCTCCGCAGGCGCCGCCGCCAGCCCCCGCCGCTACCATCCCGCAGTGA